In the Bacillota bacterium genome, one interval contains:
- a CDS encoding carbohydrate kinase: MSHVLVVGEALIDMVSQQAGAALGDVLSFERCPGGAPANVAVGLARLGVPVRFVGVVGDDPFGRFLRGYLGQSGVDVSGMRLTRDALTTLAFVAIREGGEREFAFYRKPGADTLLRPEDFHPEALTSASLLHHGTITLADEPGRSALLGALEKAQQAGVTISLDVNYRESLWANPARAKAETRNALAFAHIVKVSREELELLSGSDTAEGARRLLETYLKVALLVVTEGAAGSWAVGRGGQFASAEAFRVQAVDTTGAGDAFWAAFLWGLSALAREQARTVREAALRCTSDELRRMLRVANAAGAVTVQVRGAMTALPTRDQVEAFLGAHPESLRQ; the protein is encoded by the coding sequence ATGTCGCACGTGCTCGTTGTCGGGGAAGCCCTCATCGACATGGTTTCCCAGCAGGCCGGTGCGGCGTTAGGGGATGTCCTTTCGTTCGAAAGATGCCCCGGTGGTGCCCCGGCCAATGTGGCGGTCGGTCTGGCACGACTCGGGGTGCCGGTGCGGTTCGTCGGGGTGGTGGGCGACGATCCCTTCGGACGGTTCCTGCGCGGCTATCTGGGCCAGAGCGGGGTCGACGTGTCCGGTATGCGGCTGACCCGGGACGCTCTGACCACCCTGGCCTTCGTGGCCATCCGGGAAGGCGGCGAGCGGGAGTTCGCCTTCTACCGCAAGCCCGGGGCCGATACACTGCTGCGGCCGGAGGATTTTCATCCCGAAGCCCTCACCAGCGCCAGCCTCCTGCACCACGGCACGATTACGCTGGCCGACGAGCCTGGCCGTAGCGCCCTGCTGGGTGCCCTCGAGAAGGCCCAGCAAGCCGGCGTCACCATATCCCTGGACGTGAACTACCGGGAATCGCTGTGGGCGAATCCGGCGCGGGCGAAGGCGGAGACCCGCAATGCGCTGGCGTTCGCCCACATCGTCAAGGTGAGCCGGGAGGAACTGGAGCTCCTGTCGGGCAGCGACACGGCCGAGGGTGCCCGGCGCCTGCTCGAAACCTATCTCAAGGTGGCCCTGCTCGTCGTCACAGAAGGCGCTGCCGGGAGCTGGGCGGTCGGGCGTGGCGGCCAGTTCGCGTCGGCCGAGGCGTTCCGGGTGCAAGCCGTCGATACCACCGGAGCCGGCGACGCGTTCTGGGCCGCGTTCTTGTGGGGCCTCTCCGCGCTGGCCCGGGAGCAGGCGCGCACCGTGCGGGAGGCTGCCCTCCGGTGCACCTCGGACGAGCTGCGCCGCATGCTCCGGGTGGCCAACGCGGCGGGCGCGGTCACCGTCCAGGTTCGCGGCGCCATGACGGCGCTTCCGACACGAGACCAGGTCGAGGCGTTCCTGGGGGCACACCCGGAGAGCTTGCGCCAGTAG